The Xenopus tropicalis strain Nigerian chromosome 7, UCB_Xtro_10.0, whole genome shotgun sequence genome includes a region encoding these proteins:
- the LOC101731651 gene encoding coiled-coil domain-containing protein 77 yields MTQIYEALEKRRNMEVEGYKTDIKLLRQRLKDVEKQLFKVTLNIGPDQDLAILDAVRQGNKKTQKIQGELRNLKAKIYGLENELRIG; encoded by the exons ATGACGCAGATATACGaggctctggagaaaaggcgcaaCATGGAGGTAGAGGGCTATAAGACTGACATCAAGCTGCTGAGACAGAGGTTAAAGGATGTAGAGAAGCAACTATTCAAG GTGACGCTGAACATCGGGCCAGACCAAGATCTTGCCATTCTGGATGCAGTGCGGCAGGGCAACAAAAAGACGCAAAAAATTCAAGGGGAACTGCGCAACCTAAAGGCCAAAATCTATGGCCTGGAGAATGAACTGAGAATCGGATAG